The Theobroma cacao cultivar B97-61/B2 chromosome 1, Criollo_cocoa_genome_V2, whole genome shotgun sequence genome contains the following window.
AGAACATGCATTTCAGCTTCCTCATCCCGGCAATTAAGGAACTCCTGGCTCCATTGCAAATACAACCTAGTCAAGCCATACTTATCCTTTAGATTAGCTTTGCTAGCATCTTGAATATCCACAACATTTTCCAACCCAGAAATTGAAAGCTCCCCTCGCAGATGCAACAAGCCTCTTAATTCACTAACAGCAGATCCAATACCCTTGCCCACAATGAATTTGGACAAAATCTgaagatttttcaaattaCCAATCCCAAATGGCATCTCCTGCAAACTATCAGTATCAGTAAGATCAAGAACACGAAGGTtcactaaatttttaaaaacttgtGGCAGCTTAGTAAGCTCCTTACATCCTTGCAGTATCAATGTTTGCAAGTTGAGAAGAGAACCCACAGATTCaggtaattgtttaattctacTGCGAGACAAATTAAGATAGCGTAAATGCTTCATATGACCGATGGAGTTTGGTAGCTCATTGATGCAATAACAACTTAAACATAGCACTCTTAAGCAACTTAACCTTCGCAGCATCTTTTGTAAGACATCACCAGCTAAATAACAACATGCTGACCAAGGTGATGTATAAATTGGTAATGCAGCTAAAGTTCGTAAATTCTTCATCTGATACAGGACCTCAAATCTTTTTCTAATGTCATACTGGCGACGAGTGAATGACAAATGACGAACCTTTTCAGCAACTGTGCATAACTTATCACCCTCAACCATATCCATATCATCAAGACTTGAGCATATTTCATCAGAAACAGATTGAGCTAAATCATTTATGAGGTCATGCATCACATATCGTGCTTTGTTGCTGGTTGACTGTTGGAAAATTGATCGTGACAGTAactcattaaaatattgagaaCCTAAGTCCTCCATCCGTGTCTTTCCTTTTAGCTGTTGTAAGAAACCCTCTGCCATCCATAGTAGAACCAACTCATCCTTGTCAAATTCGTAGTCCTTTGGAAATATAGCGCAATAAGCAAAACATTGTTTCAAATAGAAAGGAAGATGATGGTAGCTCAATCTCAGAGCTGGAAGAATGCCACTTCTTTCTTCTGGTAAATCCCATATCTTGCTCATCAGTATATCTTCCCATTCTTCTTGAGTTACTTTAGTGCGAAGGAGTCCTCCCAAGGTCTTTGCTGCAAGTGGCAACCCCTTGCACTTCCTCACTATTTGCTCCCCGACCACTTTTAAATTTGGGTGtccatcaaaatttccagCTCGAAGAGCATGCCAGGTGAATAATGACAGACAAGCATCATCTGACAGTTCCTTCAAATGGTATGCCTCATTGTTAGCTGTGACAGCTGTGACTGCTGCAACTCTTTTATGCCGTGTTGTCACCAGTATTTTACTTCCAGGTGCCCCAGCTGCAAAGGGTTTGCATAGAACATCCCAATCCCCATAGTTCTCATTCCAGAGGTCATCTaaaatgatcaaaaattttctccCAATCAACTTCTCCTTTAGCCGCACttgaagtaaatttaaatcCTGCGAATTGCCAATATCAGAATCAACAGCATGAAGCACTGTCTTTGTCACCCTAAGAATATCAAATTCCTCAGTGACACAAGCCCAAGCTCTCAATTCAAATGAAGTCTCAATTCGCTCGTCATGGTAAACTAACTGAGCAAGAGTAGTTTTACCAACTCCTGCCATACCTACAATTGAAACCACACCAACTTCACCTCTACCCATTTCACCACTATCCATCAACATGTCAACAATAGCATCCTTATCGCTTTCCCTACCATAGACATGAGGCTCATCAACGAGAGAACTGGTGGGCAGTCTGTGAAGCACTTTTTCACGCCTCCCTCCACTAAACTCCactaaattcaaattattctTCAGTACAGCCAAGTCATGCAATCTTGAAGTAATTTCTTGTATTTTGGAATTCATCTTGGCATTAAACTTAATACCATTTAGATTGAGAGCACTGAAACAAGTTGGGAGTATTACCTTCCATAACTTACTGGTGCTCGCAGATGGTTGAGCCTGCTCCAATAGCTTGCGTCGTAAAGACTCGGTGGCAAGTTCGTCAACAACATCTTCGGCATCAAAAGCAACATGTTGTAGATCCCTGAGCCAGAGTTTCACAGCACCACTCGTGGTTTGCTTTTCCTCAGCATCCTGAAGCAAGGCATTGATTTTAAGCAGCAGGTTCTTCCATTTCTTGATTTCGGCCCAAACTTGCTCCTCCCGTGAGAATTTAAGAAAGTCGGGTGAAGACATCGTTTCTAAGAGGGAGCGGACCAACGCAGACAGCATTACATCACTAACGGTCGCCACAATAGCTTCCATCTTGTCTTCAAGCAAAAGCAGTGAACTTCCGGCGTTTCTTTTTTCGTCTTCTCTTGAATACTGGCTCCTACTACTACCTTTCCATCACCAGAAACCGCAAACTCGAACTGCATAATTAAGATTTAAGATTAACAAACGCCTAAGGGAGACCCGCTGCCGTCTTTAAACAAGAACAGTACTGATCCACGCATAAGCTGAATCAGACTTTCAACTTTAcccagaaaaaaaatatttgaagacAAACAGGAAAGGAACAAATTCTTTGTAATTTGAGAACccatttttgttcatttttctGTTGCAGGTTTTACCGAACAGGTCCAAGGGTAAGTGAAACCAACCTAGTGAACAGGGTGTTGGTAGAAACGTGGTTGAAATGGAATTTAAGACGAATCCTTTTACtagatattattttgaaaatttatttcgTCAAGACACAATTCTTTCCAGGTCTACAGTCCCATCACTCTTTCAAAAGTTTTCGTCTTTTGATGCCCGGTCAACTAAGCTATGGCTAGAAAACACGAAGAATCTCTGGTTACATTGAACTAATCAATGAATTAAAAGAAACCCACAATTCATTGGACAAAATTTTTGACTCCGAGTTACCGTCATTTGAGTGATGGCGAATAGTTCCATCACTTGTGGTACATTGGTCGGTTGGTAGTGGTGGAAATTTACCCACTGTGGTGCTCATCTCGTAACCTCAGTCTCTGCTTTCTTGTTCACAGAATTTAACTATGGTCATCGTACCAATCGAGTAGATTCTATCTGCTGAGTTAGTAAAGTCATGGACAAGCTCCACTGCCCCCACATTTCGCCAATGGCTGTCAAAAAACCTTGTCAATCACTTTTGGAAACATGCGTTCTTCGTTGTACACCACGATGACGTTGGGACCGTGGGGCTAAAAAGTCTAGACATGGCATGTGTTTTTCTGACAAGGAATAAACTAGGAAAAAGTAAGTTACCATCTTGCgtaagaaacaaaaatcaattattgtTCATTTGTTTTTAGTATAGTGATTTTTTTTCTGTATTATGTGTCAACGAGATATATccgaatattttgtttaatagtaattgcatatattttatattttatatttaaaggaTTAAATtcgaatttttttaaatcaatataataaataagagACATATATGTCTTAATTTAGTGACAGATTATCAATCTTTATCTACATAAATAATTTGGGCTTTGGAGACCAAACCTGTTGTGTGATGGGGCTTTAGAAGTTCAATCTCTCCACAAATGGGCTTCTCAAGGCCCATTTACCCTGCCTTCATCAGTTGTTGTAGGAGACCGTCCAATTTCTCAAACATTTTTACTatattatttatctatttcttgTGTTGCGGGGAAGCCTTCCCTTGGCAAATATCAACTATAGTCCATAGGCGTTAGCATATTAGACGTATGAACATCTCTATTTCTGGACATACAATATGAAGGAATTTGTCAATATCATAATAAAGCAAAATGCAAATAAATTCCAACCAAAAACCAAACAAACAAGGGAGGCAAGCATCATGGTTACCGCAATGTCAGAAACCCAACAATCTCTCCCTGTTGCATTCAGAAGTTGAACTGGCAAGCATGAACAGGATCTTGTCAACAGAACCATTGGAGCTTGCAGCAAGGTTTGATGCAAAACCATGTGAAACAATCCACTAAAGGCTTACTGAATACCATGCAAATTCTGTTTCTTTTCCATCATAGTTTACGGCTCCCATAGTATCTTTTAGAATAGCAGCCATAGTATCTTGAACATCCACCACATTTTCCAACCCCATAACTGAAAGCTCCCCTCGCAGTTGTGACAAGCCCTTCAATTCGTTAATACCAAATCCATTGTCCTTTGCCACAAATATGAAGATTTTGCAAATGACCCATCCACTGTGGCATCTCTTGTAAATTCTCAGAACCGGAAAGATCAAGAACATGAAGGTTAATTAGATTCACAATGCCCTGTGGCAACTTAGTGAGTTCCTTGCACCCTTGCAGTATTAATGTTTGTAAGTTGAAGAGAAAACCCACTGATTCAGGTAGACAATTAATTCTACTGTGAGATAAATTAAGATACCGTAAATGTTTCAAATGACCAACTGACTCTGGTAGCTTATCAATGCAATAACCACACAATCTTAGTACTCTTAAGTGCCTTAGACTTGTTAGCAAGTCCTGCATGACAGGGTCACTTACGTAGCAACAGGTTACCCTAGGCATTGGCAGTGCTATGAAAGTCCTTAATTTTTCCTGTCGACATAAGCCACTAAATCTTTTTGAAACATCACAATGGTGACAAGTGAATGAGAAATGGCGCATCTTTTGTATGCTTCCACAGAATTTCCCATCCTGAAACCTATCCTCAATGTTAAAGCATAAGTCCCCGGAAACAGACTGAGCTAGATCATTTATAAGATCATGCATCACAAATTGTGTTTCATTAGCACTTACCTGTTGGAAAAATGATCTTGATAGcaattcattaaaatattcaaGACCTAGGTCTTCCATTCGCTTTGCTCCTTCCAGATGTTGCAAAAAACCTTCTGCCATCCACAGTTGAATCAACTCATCCTTGTTAAATTTATAGTTCTTAGGAAATATAGAACAATAAGCAAAGCATCGTTTCAAATGGGAAGGAAGGTGTTGGTAGCTCAACCTTAGAGTTGGAGCAATGCCGCTTACTTCTTCTGGTAAATCCCAAATCCTGCTATTCATAATGGTTTCCCATTCATCTTGATTTAATTTGTTGCGCAGGAGTCCTCCCAGGGTCTTAGCAGTTAACGGCAAACCATTGCACTTCCTCACTATTTCTTCAGCAATTACTTTTAGATTAGGGTAGCCATCAAAGCCTCTTAATCCAAGAGCATGCCAGGTGAACAAAGAGAAACTACCATCATTCGACAATAGCTGCAACTGGTATGACCCACAAGTAGTCATTATGGACGCAACACCTTCACTTCGAGTTGTCACAAGTATTTTACTTCCAATTGCCCCTGCTTGGAAGGGTCCACATAGAATATCCCATTGCTCATTGTTCTCATTCCAAACTTCGTCTAAAACAATCAAGAACTTCTTCCCAGACAGCTTCTCCTTGAGGCTCACCTGGAGTAAATTTAAATCCTTCCAATTACAGTTCTCTTGAGTAATAGCCTGCAGAACTGTCTTTGTCACCTTAACCATATCAAATTCTGCCAAAACATTAACCCAAACTCTCACTTGAAACCAACTTCCAACTCTTGCGTCATTGTAAACTAGTTGAGCAAGAGTGGTTTTGCCTAGTCCTCCCATGCCCACAATTGGAACCACACCAATACCAATACCCACTTCACCAGTACTCTTCAAAAGCTGAATAACAGCTTCTTTATCCTTTTCCCTACCATAAATATGAGATTCATTAACAAGAGAAGTGGTGGGCAACCTCTGCTGTACCACCCTCTCACGCCTTCTTCCACAGTTCGGCCCTAACTTCAAATCCTTCTTCTTCTCAACCAAGCCTTGCAATCT
Protein-coding sequences here:
- the LOC18614574 gene encoding putative disease resistance protein At3g14460, whose amino-acid sequence is MAAFHDQAMLSALFNSLQVQMLNFARREQTCSPFEKWVKPMNDIDTAIADAEEKQKTLLPVEHWLTDLRDLAYDAEACIDEFATEALGNKIMAESDSSAGISKVLLNFILTCFSGFNANTDSDFRRKIESKIEEITVRLQGLVEKKKDLKLGPNCGRRRERVVQQRLPTTSLVNESHIYGREKDKEAVIQLLKSTGEVGIGIGVVPIVGMGGLGKTTLAQLVYNDARVGSWFQVRVWVNVLAEFDMVKVTKTVLQAITQENCNWKDLNLLQVSLKEKLSGKKFLIVLDEVWNENNEQWDILCGPFQAGAIGSKILVTTRSEGVASIMTTCGSYQLQLLSNDGSFSLFTWHALGLRGFDGYPNLKVIAEEIVRKCNGLPLTAKTLGGLLRNKLNQDEWETIMNSRIWDLPEEVSGIAPTLRLSYQHLPSHLKRCFAYCSIFPKNYKFNKDELIQLWMAEGFLQHLEGAKRMEDLGLEYFNELLSRSFFQQVSANETQFVMHDLINDLAQSVSGDLCFNIEDRFQDGKFCGSIQKMRHFSFTCHHCDVSKRFSGLCRQEKLRTFIALPMPRVTCCYVSDPVMQDLLTSLRHLRVLRLCGYCIDKLPESVGHLKHLRYLNLSHSRINCLPESVGFLFNLQTLILQGCKELTKLPQGIVNLINLHVLDLSGSENLQEMPQWMGHLQNLHICGKGQWIWYKGSSRSQYSREDEKRNAGSSLLLLEDKMEAIVATVSDVMLSALVRSLLETMSSPDFLKFSREEQVWAEIKKWKNLLLKINALLQDAEEKQTTSGAVKLWLRDLQHVAFDAEDVVDELATESLRRKLLEQAQPSASTSKLWKVILPTCFSALNLNGIKFNAKMNSKIQEITSRLHDLAVLKNNLNLVEFSGGRREKVLHRLPTSSLVDEPHVYGRESDKDAIVDMLMDSGEMGRGEVGVVSIVGMAGVGKTTLAQLVYHDERIETSFELRAWACVTEEFDILRVTKTVLHAVDSDIGNSQDLNLLQVRLKEKLIGRKFLIILDDLWNENYGDWDVLCKPFAAGAPGSKILVTTRHKRVAAVTAVTANNEAYHLKELSDDACLSLFTWHALRAGNFDGHPNLKVVGEQIVRKCKGLPLAAKTLGGLLRTKVTQEEWEDILMSKIWDLPEERSGILPALRLSYHHLPFYLKQCFAYCAIFPKDYEFDKDELVLLWMAEGFLQQLKGKTRMEDLGSQYFNELLSRSIFQQSTSNKARYVMHDLINDLAQSVSDEICSSLDDMDMVEGDKLCTVAEKVRHLSFTRRQYDIRKRFEVLYQMKNLRTLAALPIYTSPWSACCYLAGDVLQKMLRRLSCLRVLCLSCYCINELPNSIGHMKHLRYLNLSRSRIKQLPESVGSLLNLQTLILQGCKELTKLPQVFKNLVNLRVLDLTDTDSLQEMPFGIGNLKNLQILSKFIVGKGIGSAVSELRGLLHLRGELSISGLENVVDIQDASKANLKDKYGLTRLYLQWSQEFLNCRDEEAEMHVLDRLLPHKNLEKLRILFYGGTIFPSWLGEPSLTDLVDLELCNCRNSISLPSLGRLPSLKMLSIAGMARVQKVGLEFYGHISPSVKPFPSLEILRFKSMLEWRCWSSPSQVAEHSGEEFPCLRELVIEDCPKLCGKLPGRVFSLMKLVIKHCPNLEGSSMSFPSLCELNMEDCKEELLRSIVGITSLTTVRAKSMPELQFVQNDIAQFPGTLKFLVISNCIGLTSLWQKGAISLNISCLESLKIKGRSQFVSLAENDQGLSSNLEDLRLLDSCNVWNPPWMMHGLTSLKDLQIESCPNLVFFPELGFLHTLKHLKLKDCRALKSLPSGMMMLNCKINGCPLEELEIEDCHSLTCFPRGRLPTTLKCIRIRYCRDLMSLPEGLMLIDNSASNISLLEILEIVACPSLISFPEGRLPTSLKNLKIWNCSQLEPISDRMLHKNASLESIDVWNCKTLISLPENLHSVTHLTELKFSLCPALRYFPETGMHLPNLRTLEIYNCDNLKSLPNHMLSLTSLRCLSVSECPGLLSIPKGGLPPNLLVLDIWDCQNLKQPMSEWNLHRLAFLRELSIAGGPDAITFPDEKCLLPTSLVCMFISRLQNLQSLSMGLYNLTLLEDLEIVECPKLQRLPKEGLPETLGRLCIRDCQLLNQHCLKEKGAYWPVIAHIPRLEIENTDD